A part of Neodiprion pinetum isolate iyNeoPine1 chromosome 4, iyNeoPine1.2, whole genome shotgun sequence genomic DNA contains:
- the LOC124216312 gene encoding uncharacterized protein isoform X1 produces MYAVIEFLVGEDRECALVPVLWLVENNTQCYWPRTKTEDHFTKLVKSKAAYEKTWPKFAIHKVLHTGDDYHDTEATMARLLELGTSDESGIIRNIAKKSTVIPQQDITNDVDENEATNSDDVEPEPQKKKRKHKTDKKKAKNRHVSNKKKKTKRSRESSSSLGYTSSADENLPPSEVDESTSNRNKNTRYINSAKGSTKNQTPKKNLAHKIVQHQYNDNSHESPNQLSGYETSNRNISSRIIRSTTQYDLSRSFSQLEPSTPTTSREQNTFEEKTLQYLEHIKSYTEQNHLLLRKIFSKQKEVSIDVTKKPAEFPKLPLNSMEDFSNLENILKSEEHRTYLTGKLASVGGTSGRQCVLAIMRSLLTNELAMQFNWAGRDKVPFQKTLTMETVYEAVKQTFLGKKEIGDATETSVSCAVKDWLKLARSRHTYVRKKG; encoded by the exons ATGTATGCGGTGATTGAATTCTTGGTTGGCGAAGATAGAGAATGCGCATTGGTACCAGTTCTTTGGCTGGTCGAAAACAACACCCAATGTTACTGGCCACGGACAAAAACTGAAGATCATTTTACAAAACTTGTAAAATCAAAGGCTGCCTATGAAAAAACATGGCCAAAGTTTGCCATTCACAAAGTACTGCATACCGGAG ATGACTACCACGACACCGAAGCAACGATGGCGCGCCTACTGGAGCTGGGCACGTCCGATGAATCCGGAATAATTCGCAACATCGCTAAAAAATCCACTGTAATACCTCAGCAAGATATTACCAATGACGTGGACGAGAATGAAGCTACGAACAGTGATGATGTCGAACCTGAGccgcaaaagaaaaaacgtaaacacAAAACCGACAAGAAGAAGGCTAAAAATCGACACgttagtaacaaaaaaaaaaaaacgaagcgtTCTCGTGAAAGTTCAAGTAGTTTAGGTTACACCTCTTCAGCTGACGAGAATTTGCCACCGTCCGAAGTCGATGAATCGACTTCTAACCGTAATAAGAATACTCGCTACATTAACTCAGCCAAAGGATCTACCAAAAATCAGACACCAAAGAAAAACTTGGCCCACAAGATCGTACAGCACCAGTATAATGATAATTCCCATGAGTCACCGAATCAGTTGTCTGGATATGAAACATCAAATAGAAACATTTCTAGTAGGATCATCAGGTCTACCACGCAATATGACTTATCAAGATCCTTTTCACAACTTGAACCTTCAACCCCGACCACATCACGCGAACAGAATacctttgaagaaaaaactctgCAGTATTTAGAACACATTAAATCCTACACTGAACAAAACCATCTGCTACTACGTAAAATCTTCTCAAAACAGAAGGAAGTCAGCATCGACGTAACAAAGAAACCAGCCGAATTCCCAAAACTTCCTCTTAACTCCATGGAAGACTTCTCCAACCTCGAAAATATCCTGAAATCCGAAGAGCATCGAACTTATTTA ACCGGGAAACTGGCTTCTGTTGGAGGGACAAGCGGTCGCCAATGTGTGTTGGCTATAATGAGGTCACTACTCACAAACGAATTAGCGATGCAATTCAATTGGGCAGGGAGGGACAAAGTCCCATTTCAAAAGACATTGACAATGGAAACTGTTTACg agGCTGTGAAACAAACCTTTCTTGGCAAGAAGGAAATTGGTGATGCAACCGAAACCAGTGTTTCGTGTGCCGTGAAAGACTGGTTAAAACTAGCTCGATCACGGCATACCTATGTACGAAAGAAGGGCTAA
- the LOC124216312 gene encoding uncharacterized protein isoform X2, translated as MARLLELGTSDESGIIRNIAKKSTVIPQQDITNDVDENEATNSDDVEPEPQKKKRKHKTDKKKAKNRHVSNKKKKTKRSRESSSSLGYTSSADENLPPSEVDESTSNRNKNTRYINSAKGSTKNQTPKKNLAHKIVQHQYNDNSHESPNQLSGYETSNRNISSRIIRSTTQYDLSRSFSQLEPSTPTTSREQNTFEEKTLQYLEHIKSYTEQNHLLLRKIFSKQKEVSIDVTKKPAEFPKLPLNSMEDFSNLENILKSEEHRTYLTGKLASVGGTSGRQCVLAIMRSLLTNELAMQFNWAGRDKVPFQKTLTMETVYEAVKQTFLGKKEIGDATETSVSCAVKDWLKLARSRHTYVRKKG; from the exons ATGGCGCGCCTACTGGAGCTGGGCACGTCCGATGAATCCGGAATAATTCGCAACATCGCTAAAAAATCCACTGTAATACCTCAGCAAGATATTACCAATGACGTGGACGAGAATGAAGCTACGAACAGTGATGATGTCGAACCTGAGccgcaaaagaaaaaacgtaaacacAAAACCGACAAGAAGAAGGCTAAAAATCGACACgttagtaacaaaaaaaaaaaaacgaagcgtTCTCGTGAAAGTTCAAGTAGTTTAGGTTACACCTCTTCAGCTGACGAGAATTTGCCACCGTCCGAAGTCGATGAATCGACTTCTAACCGTAATAAGAATACTCGCTACATTAACTCAGCCAAAGGATCTACCAAAAATCAGACACCAAAGAAAAACTTGGCCCACAAGATCGTACAGCACCAGTATAATGATAATTCCCATGAGTCACCGAATCAGTTGTCTGGATATGAAACATCAAATAGAAACATTTCTAGTAGGATCATCAGGTCTACCACGCAATATGACTTATCAAGATCCTTTTCACAACTTGAACCTTCAACCCCGACCACATCACGCGAACAGAATacctttgaagaaaaaactctgCAGTATTTAGAACACATTAAATCCTACACTGAACAAAACCATCTGCTACTACGTAAAATCTTCTCAAAACAGAAGGAAGTCAGCATCGACGTAACAAAGAAACCAGCCGAATTCCCAAAACTTCCTCTTAACTCCATGGAAGACTTCTCCAACCTCGAAAATATCCTGAAATCCGAAGAGCATCGAACTTATTTA ACCGGGAAACTGGCTTCTGTTGGAGGGACAAGCGGTCGCCAATGTGTGTTGGCTATAATGAGGTCACTACTCACAAACGAATTAGCGATGCAATTCAATTGGGCAGGGAGGGACAAAGTCCCATTTCAAAAGACATTGACAATGGAAACTGTTTACg agGCTGTGAAACAAACCTTTCTTGGCAAGAAGGAAATTGGTGATGCAACCGAAACCAGTGTTTCGTGTGCCGTGAAAGACTGGTTAAAACTAGCTCGATCACGGCATACCTATGTACGAAAGAAGGGCTAA